In the genome of Candidatus Gastranaerophilales bacterium, the window GGAGGTGAGGACCGGTTGAATATCCGGTAGAACCGACATATCCCACAGTTTGTCCTTTGCTGATACTTGCACCCTGATTGACGGAATAACGGGACAAATGTGCATAAAGGGTAGAGGTGGGCTTTCCTTTGTAATTACCATGGTCTATGATTACAACCTTACCATAGCCGCCGTACCAGCCCGCATATATCACAACCCCTGAATTCGTTGCTCTGACCGGAGTACCGTAAGGCGCACCTATATCCACTCCGGCGTGGAAAGTGCGGCTCCGAAATATCGGATGTATACGCCAGCCGAAAGGTGATGTGATAGGACCTGCTACAGGTCTTGAGAAATCTGTGGTAGTACTGAACTTTGAAGATTGTTTTTTCGCCGTGCCTCTTAACATACGGGCTAAACTTTCTGACTGGTTTGCTAACTCTTTTTCAGCTCTTTCATAAGTTCTTCTGTCTGTTTGGAGTTTATTAATCAAATACTGGCTTGTGTTAATATCCTGGGCGATTTTGTCTTTTTTGTCCTGTATTCTTGCCATCGAATACAAAATGCTCTGCCTTTGCGTATTGACCTGTCTTGTATAATCCGCCAGTTTGGATGCATTTGCTTTTAGGCTTATTAACGCTTCCGTATCTTTTTGCGCAATTATTTGCTGGTAGTAAACTTTATCCAATAATTTATTTATGTTTTCAGATAAAAATATTACATTCAAAAAGCTTATTCTCTCGCCTTTATAAATTTCTCTTAATCTTTTAGCAACTTCGTTCTGGTCGGCTTCATACTTTGCGTTAGCTTCATTAAGATTTTGTTGAAGCTTTGTGAGCCTGGCTTTCGTTTGCTCAAGATTTTGCTGGGTCATAAGGAGTTCTTTTTTTGTTATCTCCATGTTGCCCTGACTTTTATAAAGCTTATTTATTTCCTTGTTTTCTTTTACTTTAAGCTCACGAATCTTTTGTCTTGTATTTTGTCGCTTTTTCTCAATGTTATCCTTCACTTTATGTATTTTGTCGTTAGATACAGTGCCTTTGACCGCATCATTGTAAGTAAGTGCGGCAAAAGACACACTTTGTATGACAAAGAGTAAAAATACACATACTAAAACTAATATTTTAGACTTTAAAGACATGAAATCACATTAAATTAACTGAATAAAAGCGGTATGAGAGATAATCCTACCATCCAAAAGATAAAAACAACCGCGATAAACAAGATTACGGACTTTTGATGTTTTCTGAAAAATTCCAACATATTCACTCTCCTAATAATATTATTACATTAATAATAACTTAAAAGTATCAGCAGGGCAAAAATATTACAAAAATGCTGTTAAGCAAGCTTCTTGGGTTTAACGGTAAGTTCGGGATTCCCGATTTCTTTAAGCAAGCTTTGAACGACTTTTGGCATTTGACAAACAAATGAATAGTTTCCGCCTGCCACAGAACACTCGGTACAGTTGCAATTACTTCTGTAACATGCAATTGCCTGGTCAGTCCAGTTTTTGGTAATTGAGTTGGATATATTTCCTTTGTTTCTCGGTAATGTTTTTCTTGTTTCTGAATTTTTTGAGAGTCTTAATTTTTCTTTTGTTAACATATTTCCCTAAACCTAAAGAACTAATTCTTTATTAATCCTACAAATAATATTGAGCAAATAAATCATCTTGATAGTGTAAAAAATCTATTTTTAGGTTATTTTTTTTGTGCATGGTAAAATTATAGGCGTAAGAAAAATTTACAAGGAGATGAAAATGAGCGAAAGAAAACTCGTTGGAACGCAAGAAATGTTCAAAAAAGCATTAGAAGGCAAATATGCCATCGGCGCTTACAACGTAAACAACATGGAAATCCTTCAGGCAATCGCTGAAGCAGCGGAAGAAACAAAATCCCCCATTATTCTTCAAGTTTCGGCAGGTGCAAGAAAATATGCTAACCAGACTTATTTGATTAAATTAGTAGAGGCTGCTCTTGCTACAACTACAGTACCTATAGCGCTTCACTTAGATCACGGTGCAGACTTTGAAATTTGTAAATCCTGCATAGATGGCGGTTTTTCATCAGTTATGATTGACGGTTCAAGGTTCCCGCTTGAAGAAAATATTGCACTGACTAAACAAGTTGTTGAGTATGCCCACGCACGAGGGGTCAGTGTTGAAGCTGAACTTGGTAAATTGGCAGGTATTGAAGATGATGTTAATGTATCAGCTGCAGATGCTAAATTTACTAACCCTCAGGAAGCGGCAAGATTTGTAAAAGAAACAGGCTGTGATTCTTTGGCAATTGCTATAGGAACAAGCCATGGCGCTTACAAATTCTCAGGCGAAGCAAAGCTTGATTTCG includes:
- the fba gene encoding class II fructose-1,6-bisphosphate aldolase, which gives rise to MSERKLVGTQEMFKKALEGKYAIGAYNVNNMEILQAIAEAAEETKSPIILQVSAGARKYANQTYLIKLVEAALATTTVPIALHLDHGADFEICKSCIDGGFSSVMIDGSRFPLEENIALTKQVVEYAHARGVSVEAELGKLAGIEDDVNVSAADAKFTNPQEAARFVKETGCDSLAIAIGTSHGAYKFSGEAKLDFDRLAEIKKAVNEAVGYDFPIVLHGASSVPEYLVAKCNKFGGKLPNAKGVPEEMLSFASKNGVAKINIDTDLRLAMTATIREFFVEEPAKFDPREYMGPGRTAVKELVKHKMQLLGTAGKA
- a CDS encoding peptidoglycan DD-metalloendopeptidase family protein, whose amino-acid sequence is MSLKSKILVLVCVFLLFVIQSVSFAALTYNDAVKGTVSNDKIHKVKDNIEKKRQNTRQKIRELKVKENKEINKLYKSQGNMEITKKELLMTQQNLEQTKARLTKLQQNLNEANAKYEADQNEVAKRLREIYKGERISFLNVIFLSENINKLLDKVYYQQIIAQKDTEALISLKANASKLADYTRQVNTQRQSILYSMARIQDKKDKIAQDINTSQYLINKLQTDRRTYERAEKELANQSESLARMLRGTAKKQSSKFSTTTDFSRPVAGPITSPFGWRIHPIFRSRTFHAGVDIGAPYGTPVRATNSGVVIYAGWYGGYGKVVIIDHGNYKGKPTSTLYAHLSRYSVNQGASISKGQTVGYVGSTGYSTGPHLHYEVRINGNPTNPF